Proteins from a genomic interval of Plasmodium sp. gorilla clade G2 genome assembly, chromosome: 10:
- a CDS encoding E3 ubiquitin-protein ligase, putative: protein MNQVDDYDYFCHSCEDVKRTSDVEIIYNGEIKCKGCNNVGFVEKIDEDDPLSFHSLHVSRDTGESRSGHNNRNNNNNSDSNNNINNRHYSYRNMNNFGYRTNIPTRSRRNYDNNNNNSGNNNHNHSSSNNNNNNSRSSHVRGEHDNFFNDFMLFRNMYQQIFNPTFRSADAEVHFTAAVGSSNNSNDINRNNNNRNNNNNNNNNNNNNNNNNNNNNNNDHNNENNNEHNNSNVGSRSSSRINENRNDSNTNETSQNENRNRNIFGRTYSYNRNTRNPRIITRAIDITNIPFNTPGRFNFHDLIDNMFANTFDNISLDQVLTIIMESDPSRNGPPPASEEVIKNLKVEKLTEERAKELESCAICREEYKENDEVHRITDNERCRHVFHCSCIIPWLKERNSCPTCRFELPTDDQEYNCKREELRERLNSEMSRNNTYNNDNNNNNNDNTNNDNTNNNDGSNNNNNNNNNNDGSNNNNNSNNNNNSRRHNVSETNYSALGDDYDINILDSFTNEQTTSILQQVFNSFLSGNNDSYRIDRIYLSPDNFFTHSSNRNRSSVNINEENPDVIQVEETRSECNESYEERNENNRKEEINREEGNEEEKRNKRKKTNDHDDNKDIYNSSSGSSSSNNNKGNEKNEGNEDMSNVSSGNNNRSSSSRQNNYNSRYRYSNYRRSNRRNMNQDYFNIQDDEVEEENYYYCTPKNETNKNNNRGQRNNDSENVRNNNDNNNNNNNNDDNNNNTRRRNNYYDNNTYNPSYLHENVFDTSNVYVISERTNSNDRSNDNNTRTISQLYLTDLSDVFANINYSCNFNNDHYIVNNDAGGRDDGRGDGRDDGRGDGRDDGRGDGRDDVRGDERGDERGNERDGGKDEGEKNVNSEHVESNTNDTGVSIGVSKENKLNDKNENNVKDKRASFDINTGKSSTTKKNEKRLYERVNNNTYSNASNSNNSTRRSRDSDNEKEGTRKKSRNYKNEEEYRKSINGNNNNKNNIINNNNNNNNINEDRRHSNTSSSYKYNNNTDNTHNHNPSDVLNNNDSNEEQRNTTRRQSTVKKYLFDKLNWLKSYDNKDKKKNEKNKDGSNKTDENDTEHNQNDDNATGMSNENNDDHI, encoded by the coding sequence aTGAATCAAGTTGATGATTATGATTATTTCTGTCATAGTTGTGAAGATGTAAAAAGAACTAGTGATGttgaaattatttataatggTGAAATAAAATGTAAGGGTTGTAACAACGTAGGATTTGTTGAGAAAATCGATGAAGATGACCCTTTGAGTTTCCATTCATTACATGTGAGTAGAGATACAGGAGAAAGTAGAAGTGGACATAATAacagaaataataataataatagtgatagtaataataatataaataatagacATTATAGTTATAgaaatatgaacaattttGGTTATCGTACTAATATTCCAACAAGAAGCCGAAGAAATTatgataacaataataataatagtggtaataataatcacaaccatagtagtagtaataataataataataatagtagaaGTAGTCATGTGAGAGGAGAacatgataatttttttaatgattttatgttatttagAAATATGTATCAGCAAATATTTAATCCTACTTTTCGATCTGCAGATGCAGAAGTGCATTTCACAGCTGCTGTAGGTTCGTCAAACAATtctaatgatattaatagaaataataataatagaaataataataacaacaacaataataataataacaacaataataataataacaataataacaacaataatgaccataataatgaaaataataatgaacataataatagCAATGTAGGTAGTAGAAGTTCTAGTCGTATTAATGAAAATAGAAACGATAGTAACACAAATGAGACTAGCCAAAATGAAAATAggaatagaaatatatttggAAGAACCTATAGTTATAATAGGAATACAAGAAATCCAAGAATAATAACAAGAGCTAttgatataacaaatataccTTTTAATACTCCAGGACGTTTTAATTTTCATGATTTAATAGATAACATGTTTGCAAATACATTTGACAACATATCTCTAGATCAAGtattaacaataataatggaAAGCGATCCATCTCGAAATGGTCCTCCACCAGCTTCAGAAGAAGTTATTAAGAATTTGAAAGTAGAAAAACTAACAGAAGAGAGAGCAAAAGAATTAGAATCATGTGCAATATGTAGAgaagaatataaagaaaatgatgagGTTCATAGAATTACAGACAATGAGAGATGTAGACATGTATTTCATTGTTCTTGTATTATTCCATGGTTGAAAGAAAGAAATTCATGTCCTACATGCAGATTTGAATTACCTACTGATGATCAGGAATATAATTGTAAGAGGGAAGAATTGAGGGAAAGATTGAATTCTGAAATGTCTAGAAATAATACTtacaataatgataataataataataataatgataatactaataatgataatactaataataatgatggcagtaataataataataataataataataataatgatggtagtaataataacaataatagtaacaataataataatagtcgTAGACATAATGTAAGTGAAACAAATTATAGTGCTTTAGGAGATGACTacgatattaatatattagattCTTTTACAAATGAGCAAACTACTTCAATACTACAACAAGTTTTTAACAGTTTTTTATCAGGAAATAATGATTCTTATAGAATAGACAGAATTTATTTATCAcctgataatttttttactcACAGCAGTAATAGAAATAGAAGCAGTGTAAAtattaatgaagaaaatcCAGATGTTATTCAAGTTGAAGAAACACGCTCTGAATGTAATGAGTCATATGAAGAAaggaatgaaaataatagaaaGGAAGAAATAAATAGGGAGGAAGGAAATGAAGAAGAGAAAAGAAATAAGaggaaaaaaacaaatgatcatgatgataataaggatatatataatagttcaagtggtagtagtagtagtaataataataaggggaatgaaaaaaatgaaggtAATGAAGATATGTCTAATGTGTCAagtggtaataataatagaagtTCATCATCAAGAcagaataattataatagtaGATATCGTTATAGTAATTATAGACGTAGTAATAGACGTAATATGAATCaagattattttaatatacaaGATGATGAAGTAGAGGAAGAAAATTATTACTACTGTACACCTAAAAATGAaactaataaaaataataacagaGGTCAAAGAAATAATGATTCAGAAAAtgtaagaaataataatgataataataataacaacaataataatgatgataataataataacacaaGACGTaggaataattattatgataataatacatataaccCATCTTATTTACATGAAAATGTTTTTGATACATCGAATGTATATGTAATAAGTGAAAGAACAAATTCGAATGATAGAAGCAACGATAATAATACGAGAACTATATCGCAGTTATATTTAACAGATTTAAGTGATGTTTTTgctaatataaattatagttgtaattttaataatgatcATTATATTGTAAATAATGATGCTGGTGGAAGAGATGATGGAAGAGGTGATGGAAGAGATGATGGAAGAGGTGATGGAAGAGATGATGGAAGAGGTGATGGAAGAGATGATGTAAGAGGTGATGAAAGAGGTGATGAAAGAGGTAATGAAAGAGATGGTGGAAAAGACGAAggagaaaaaaatgtaaattctGAACACGTTGAATCTAATACAAATGATACAGGAGTATCTATAGGTGTCTcaaaagaaaacaaattaaatgataagaatgaaaataatgtaaaGGATAAAAGAGCATCGTTTGATATAAATACAGGTAAATCAAGTACaactaaaaaaaatgaaaagagaTTATATGAAAgggttaataataatacttataGTAATGCGAGTAATAGTAACAATAGCACAAGGAGAAGTCGAGACAgtgataatgaaaaagagGGAACTCGAAAAAAAtcaagaaattataaaaatgaagaggAATACAGAAAAAGCATtaatggtaataataataataaaaacaacatcatcaataataataataataataataatattaatgaagaTAGAAGACATAGTAACACCAGCAGtagttataaatataataacaatacaGACAATACTCATAACCACAACCCTTCTGATgttcttaataataatgattcaAAC
- a CDS encoding RNA-binding protein, putative, producing the protein MGKYSMSRKGEYSAERRYQYRDEKYEKYEKSDNTSYGTKLDSHMKEKSSYYMNEGRRHDLSRSREEMTGGIGREGHKNDNMYNNNDRRRGSIENYERRRNEENYPGDRNRNISKSRRDYHRDAPSRERCYSNRSQRRNVSVDRKRGSMYDRNNDDNVYEKKARYERDNHNNNNNSYNNKNNYNENKFSADYENRGRNDRMHMRRHSRDEKEGRRSYQEHYEENKHRENNYEGYRHEGNRKEGYHNEGYRHEGNRKEGYHNEGYHNEEHRHDKYRHEKYQREGYHPHKEFHHNENPYYKKDFSHRIPPTGAIRRERGRDFRSHAYKKIGACKIFVGNISSNAREEDVRRRFEQYGDIMHMQWKRRFAFIEYYKASHALNALEKENGKMFFGEELSVQEHQYNMNSYGHKNDNRTHFNFKMSRNYSPTNFGNESIERRNSLRIVVKNIDEKASWQDLKDFGREVGSVSYANIVEDYHSKEKYGIIEFYNHENAKDAINILNGKKFYGKSVDVIRYNDSDLSTRYKNKERGQNYVRADNDQYRESERYIREERPYNRDKFTFDRMNHSSRHNFYNRGRNIRRNKYFRRDDNEDNKSEIDERKKYRKSSRSMSIINRDNTYDRNVSHRNGNMKDDRDEDIYYERDDEEKMINGKNKRILNSSEEGCEHANGNNTNDDIDNDQKNIKNEKEKEEEGDQNISSLKDSQNRNENLDHDYENDVESDRGKGRNIKSKNKYENEKNAKTKNELYDDISEIKLGDGSVCRSTKDIDEENYNNEETKNIKDEFLVDQKNEEEGYDDDTYTSERDKSVNEKIMKEEYINKDDILEKNDNINMSNKKTRVIKKTTTKKRITRVSEESTTKVDTRESGEDDLIENEEWSESKKICVIKNNSPHND; encoded by the coding sequence atgGGAAAGTATAGTATGAGCAGAAAAGGAGAATATAGCGCTGAAAGGAGATATCAATATAgagatgaaaaatatgaaaaatatgaaaaatctGATAACACTAGTTATGGAACCAAATTAGATAGCCATATGAAAGAGAAAAGTagttattatatgaatgaaGGTCGTAGACATGACTTATCAAGAAGTAGAGAAGAAATGACAGGAGGTATAGGAAGAGAAGGTCATAAAAATgacaatatgtataataataatgacagAAGAAGAGGATCTATTGAAAATTATGAGAGAAGGagaaatgaagaaaattatCCTGGTGATAGGAATAGAAATATTTCAAAAAGTAGAAGAGACTATCATCGAGATGCTCCATCAAGAGAAAGATGTTATAGTAATAGATCACAAAGAAGAAATGTGTCTGTAGATAGAAAAAGAGGAAGTATGTATGATAggaataatgatgataatgtttatgaaaaaaaagccAGATATGAAAGGGATAAccacaacaacaataataatagttataataataaaaataattataatgaaaataaattttctGCTGATTATGAAAATAGAGGAAGGAATGATAGAATGCATATGAGAAGACATTCGAGAGATGAAAAAGAAGGCAGAAGATCATATCAAGAAcattatgaagaaaataaacatagagaaaataattatgaaggGTATCGACATGAAGGAAATCGTAAGGAAGGATATCATAATGAAGGATATCGACATGAAGGAAATCGTAAGGAAGGATATCATAATGAAGGATATCATAATGAAGAACACCGACATGATAAGTATCGACATGAAAAGTATCAACGTGAAGGATATCATCCCCATAAAGAATTTCATCATAATGAAAAcccatattataaaaaagattttTCTCACAGGATACCCCCTACTGGTGCAATAAGAAGAGAAAGAGGAAGAGACTTTCGAAGCCATgcctataaaaaaataggtgcatgtaaaatatttgtaGGAAATATTTCAAGTAATGCAAGAGAAGAAGATGTTAGAAGAAGATTTGAGCAATATGGTGATATTATGCATATGCAATGGAAAAGAAGATTTGCATTtattgaatattataaagcTTCACATGCATTAAATGcattagaaaaagaaaatgggAAAATGTTTTTTGGTGAAGAATTAAGTGTTCAAGAGCatcaatataatatgaattcaTATGGACATAAGAATGATAATAGAACACATTTCAATTTTAAAATGTCTAGAAATTATTCACCAACAAATTTTGGTAATGAATCTATTGAAAGAAGGAACTCATTAAGAATtgttgtaaaaaatattgatgaaAAAGCTAGCTGGCAAGATCTTAAAGATTTTGGTAGAGAAGTAGGTTCAGTGAGCTATGCAAATATAGTAGAAGATTATCATAGTAAGGAAAAATATGGAATTATTGAATTTTATAATCATGAGAATGCAAAGGATGctattaatatattgaatggaaaaaaattttatggaAAATCTGTAGATGTTATAAGATATAACGACTCAGATTTAAGTACACGATATAAGAATAAAGAGAGAGGTCAAAATTATGTGAGAGCAGATAATGATCAATATAGAGAAAGTGAAAGATATATTCGTGAAGAAAGACCCTATAATAGAGATAAATTTACTTTTGATCGAATGAATCATAGTAGTAGGCATAACTTTTATAACAGGGGAAGGAATATtcgaagaaataaatattttagaaGAGATGATAATGAGGATAATAAAAGTGAGATtgatgaaagaaaaaaatataggaaAAGTTCAAGAAGTATGAGTATAATTAATAGGGATAATACCTATGATAGAAATGTTAGTCATCGAAATGGAAATATGAAAGATGATAGAGATGAGGACATATATTATGAAAgagatgatgaagaaaagaTGATCAATGGTaagaataaaagaatattaaatTCAAGTGAAGAGGGTTGTGAACATGCAAATggtaataatacaaatgatgatatagataatgatcaaaagaatattaaaaatgaaaaagaaaaggaagaGGAGGGAGATCAgaatatttcttctttaaaaGATAGTCAAAATAGGAATGAAAATTTGGATCATGATTATGAGAATGATGTAGAAAGTGATAGGGGGAAaggaagaaatataaaaagtaaaaacaaatatgaaaatgaaaaaaatgcaaaaacaaaaaatgaattatatgatgatatatcTGAAATAAAATTAGGTGATGGAAGTGTATGTAGGAGTACTAAAGATATagatgaagaaaattataataatgaagaaacaaaaaatataaaggatGAATTTTTGGTTGatcaaaaaaatgaagaagaaggatatgatgatgatacaTATACAAGTGAAAGAGATAAGAGTgtgaatgaaaaaattatgaaagaagaatatataaataaagatgatatattagaaaaaaatgataatataaatatgtcaaataaaaaaacaagagttataaaaaaaactactacaaaaaaaagaattacaaGAGTTTCAGAGGAATCAACTACAAAGGTAGATACAAGAGAAAGTGGTGAAGATGATCTtatagaaaatgaagaatggtcagaatcaaaaaaaatatgtgtaattaaaaataattcccCACATAATGATTAA